taaaacacgAGAGTTCGTAACAGATGCAGAACCCCGATTTAATTGGGTAATATTTTGATGTCTCCCTCCAATACCACTATACACCAATTTACGAAAGTACTCAAATCTCGCATTCAATCCAAACTgagtattaaattcgataatatatttccaataataattcaattccaacaatagaacatacacacacatatatataatattcatcacaaaataatattcactttaatcaaaattatacaaaatatagttcatacgaactttctaggctaaattacagaaataccaagatttaggggcattttggtaattttccatttccctcgattttccacccgatcttgatctaaattaatttcattcaatttattaacttaaataataaaacaattcatttcattcaatttggtcatttttgacatttttacaaaattacccctaaaattttacttttattcaatttagtccccgagcccaatcatgcaaattaaccattttaatgcaaaaatgatataaaaatattcatggcattcaatacagcccaattttaaattatttcacaacaaacccttgtatttttactatttcaacaaattAGTACCAaatcaaaaattcatcaaaattacttaataaaatacttttaaataccaaaaacatctcaaattcataatttaataactaaaataatatatattcattaatggaagcattcacaatctttaaaaaatcaaaaactaaagtAAGATTTAATTGGATCTAATTGTAAtaatctcaaaatataaaaattaaaagaaacagataagaattgaactcacatgaagaaaaattgaagaaccAACTCAAGGAGATCTCCCATGTCTATTTTTTAACTGAAAATTGGGAGAAGAATAAAGAATTGCTTAGAAACTTtctaatttcacttttattttattttaatttcaatttaattataattttgccattaatggctttattttattactttcttcCATGTTATGCGGCCTCATATTTTCATTTAGGCATAATTGCTATTTAggtccttttatttattaatcaaggCATTTAGtcactttattattataattagcaagttttgcacctttttcgtttagtccttttaattaattaactatcgaaatgttaaaatattttaacgaaactttaatactaccttaatcacactctgtaaatatttataaaaatatttgtggctcggtttatagaaacgaggtctcgatacctcattttctaaaaccacttgaactagGGTTTTATCACTCGaatctaataattcattataagacataaattactaattcaaaatttttgtaaaccatatttgactcgtaaatattaaataataaaatttacgagcttactcgcCGGATTTGGTAGCctcgaaccactgtttccgacatcattaaaaatcgggctgttacaacgtGTTATACGTATCAAgtcaataagttataaatactcccaattacaattgatttttggtgaAGAGCTAAATAattctcatctttgaatttttatatgtgcgtatatgttccaattgctccaccacaacaaagatgagtgaatactcaaagaaagttgggatatatattaattacaagtctccttgtattattatatgttttaaatgtattggagattcaattatgacgtgatttgtgattactattttgatttggtagttTTCCCggcattagggggagagaaataataacttgtaatgagttaagggggagagtaatttgaaccagaattcaacaatgataactcattacaagttccatatatgaaaattctcataaaagaaaccaataaatctagatggtcatatagtaaAGGCGAATGCTCcaaaagagacccaagacataactaataagtaaaactccagaagagatttaggtacctaaaattgaagattaaaattgtgaaaatacaatatctcgataagttatgtcaatttgagaaaatgttgaaccgataataaaagtggtcaacaatgattttgcatgtaatatttttgttgaaataatgaaataaaaggaggatcttgaataaatctattgagaaatatagatatggaataaattggtcaaaatagaaagacgcaacttaagtacaattaaattcgtggagtttttggaccaaCAATCGAAATAtataaaggtataaagccaatTAGGGTACAGATGAAATAGTTTTacaaaaatggaataaaatttgaagtttttgctAAATCCCACATttattatgaaaagatataatattttttgtggtggatacaataacctttagatatattattaaacggCAATTCATGAAATATTTAACTTATGTCTAATGattgttgttacaaccttttatgaatcactatatagtaaagtttatattaaaatctttaaaggatttagaatgctagaagcatattgaaattcccGGAAATTGtgcatttatatgaattgaactaattgaacatatgtggtaattTTGACTTAGCCAATAGTAGttaaaaagattataaaatgatccaaaatacctatttgtatttttatagagGATCATGAtaaaagtttgttatgattattgttgaaactcttgaagagatcaaaatatattttcccaaaatttcccttactcatgactttcaaaagaattgtgatataaatgcttagcaaatacattcaaataataatttaaaagactAATAATCAAGATTGAATATGTAGCATATGtgaaagtatgtgatgttttcatgatagggagtaaatacgcgttgtactatttttcccttaaccaagattttgtcccattgggttttaTTGATAAGGTTTTTAAACGATGCAAtatattatgcgtattatagatatAAGTACTATTTTTCCTTCACTATTTTTCTTACAGGGCTTTTATcttaataaggttttaacaagACACATTATCTATCAATGGACATCCAatggggagtgttatgaatatcttattaaatggatgtccatcaagatcaagataagttttaatgtattttaaattctaatagtcattagtagtagatctctactttatttatacttcttatgcttATAAATAAAGGTTTTGGagaaactttgtaaatattccgtttgatcaataaaatacgttCTATCTTTACTCTCTCATTCTCTTTATTCTTTACGCcctatctatttattttataataataattataatttaatcaatgtattttaaatatgttccaATATCAAATTTGAGTTGCCTAGGAGAAAGATCTATACTTCATAGTTATTctgaaaactaaattaaaactgaattttaaattttgttaaaaaataatttgttatttttgttattaacaAGATGGTGAAACATCATCGCACATTAAAATTGTACTTATTTCActgaaatcatttttttttaaaaataatttcaaaataatttcaatccCAGACCGAAGTGCGTTGTATGAAACCAACCTTCACTTTTCCCAATAATCTGTGCTCAAACACGTGCCATCGATATTAATCATAAACTTACttttagaatagaaaattaaaaaaaagtcctATCTGTCTCTATAGCACACGTGGCAAGAAAAAAACCCATCGATAACGTAAATAGAATTCgaaaaaaccaaaacaaaacaaaatttcaaatttcatccaaattccAAACGGTCGAATCCTCTATATTCCTAACCCCACAATCACAACCGTACCATCCCCAAAGTTACTCGACATTTTAAAAGCTCCTTGTAACCGGTAAAACccgattttttttttccatctttttacAGTGAGGAGACCCAAAAATCTGAGAGAACCTGacacagagagagagagagagagaacatAGAAAAGGATTTCAAAGAAGTTTGATTTTTGAATCTCATTGTGATCGTTGCTAtagtgtattttttttctttgtctgTTTCTGGTGGTTTTTTTGGAGCTGGAATACTTTTAAAAACATGGgtctttcttgtttttgagtTTTCAAACTTGAGCTGAGGAGCTGGTGCTCATCTTCATAGTTTAAAGTAaacggaaaaaaaaaaaaagggttttctGTGTATTTATGGTAGCAATCTGATTGCTGATTTTGGAAGTATCACTGCCTTGCAGGTTCCGAATTCagagtgaagaaaaaaaatagagtttttatttccattttgaaaAGCGTGGTTTGTTTGTTTCTGATCCTTAGAAACATTGTCTGAGGATTGAGCTACAGTGGGTTTTTTctggagaaaaaaataaaagagagaattttGGGGGGTACCTGAATCTTAAAAAGGTTGGTTCAATGGTCCTTCAACTTGTTTTAGTTTGCTTTCTTTGAtccttagaaaaaaaaaaggtggtttttcatttttgttcctttttcgGCTTGCTGGGTGCCATAGTCCAATTTCACTTGATTAGCTGAAGTGatcattttgataaaaaattcatatctaAAATCATGAGAGAAGGTACCGAAAACGGGGTTTCCGATGAGAATCGGTCGGCCGAGGATTGGTTATCGCACGCGCAAAAGCTTGTTCCGATGGCAGTTGATAAGGCAAGGGAAGTGAAAGGGTTTCCCGGTAGGTGGAAGGTGATAATATCGAAACTGGAGCGAATCCCTTCGTGCTTATCGGACTTGTCGACCCATCCTTGCTTTTCGAAAAATGCTCTTTGTAAGGAACAATTGCAGGCTGTTTTGAAGACATTGAAGGAAGTGATTGAATTGGCGGATTTATGCTTGAAAGAGAAGTACGAGGGGAAGCTTAAGATGCAGAGCGATCTCGATGCGCTATCGGGGAAGTTGGATCTGAACTTACGAGATTGCGGACTTCTGATCAAGACCGGTGTACTAGGCGAAGCTACATTGCCTTTATCGTTCGTCAGCTCTACATTGGAATTGAATACAGCAACATACGGCCCTCTAAAGGAATTGCTTGCGCGGCTCCAGATCGGTCACTTGGAAGCAAAGCACAAAGCTCTTGACAGCCTTGTTGAGGTCATGAGGGAGGATGAAAAGAGCGTATTGTCGGTTATGGGTCGGAGTAACGTTGCTGCTTTAGTCCAGTTGCTAACGGCAACTTCTCCTATTATCCGGCAAACGACGGTGACCGTCATCTGCTCACTCGCGGAATCTGGAAGTTGCGAGGCCTGGCTTGTTTCGGAAGGCGTTTTGCCACCTCTCATACGGCTTGTTGAATCTGGCAACACAGTTGGTAAAGAGAAGGCAACTATTTCGCTGCAGAGGTTATCGATGACTGCCGAAACAGCCCGAGCGATTGTCGGCCACGGTGGGGTTCGACCGCTGATCGAAATGTGCCAGACCGGAGACTCTGTTTCACAGGCTGCAGCAGCTAGTACATTGAAAAACATATCAGCTGTCCCCGAGGTTCGACAAATACTAGCTGAGGAAGGTATTATAAAGGTGACGATCGATCTCCTCGAGCACGGAATTTTGTTGGGATCGAAAGAATACGCTGCGGAGTGCTTGCAGAATCTGACTGCCGGAAACGAGAGTCTGAGAAGGTCCGTTATCGCAGAAGGCGGAATTAGAAGCCTATTGGCATACCTTGATGGTCCTCTGCCCCAAGAATCCGCAGTTGGAGCCTTGAGGAATTTGGTTGGTTCGGTTCCGAGAGAAGTTCTGATGTCACTCGGTTTCCTCCCTCGATTAGTCCATGTTCTCAAATCTGGATCGCTGGGCGCACAAACAGCCGCTGCGGCGGCCATCTGTCGTGTTTGCAACTCAATCGAAACGAAAAAGCTGGTGGGTGAAGCCGGGTGCATCACTCTCCTTATTAAAATGCTCGAGGCTAAATCGAATAATGCTAGAGAAACGGCTTCACAAGCGCTTTCGAGCTTGCTAACCATCTCTCCAAATCGCCGAGAAGTCAAAAAGGACGATAAAAGTGTGCCATATCTAGTCCAGCTGCTCGATCCAAGTCCACAAAATACCGCAAAGAAGTACGCAGTTTCCTGCCTTGCATTGCTGTCGACAAGTAAGAAATGCAAGAAGCTTATGATCTCATATGGGGCGATAGGGTATCTGAAGAAGCTGTCGGAGATGGAAATCCCGGGTGCGAAGAAGCTCCTCGAGAGGTTACAGAGAGGGAGGCTTAGAAGTTTGTTCAGCCGGAAGTAGAAGAGGAAGAAGGAATGCAAGTATTCT
The Gossypium raimondii isolate GPD5lz chromosome 8, ASM2569854v1, whole genome shotgun sequence DNA segment above includes these coding regions:
- the LOC105791582 gene encoding protein CELLULOSE SYNTHASE INTERACTIVE 1 — protein: MREGTENGVSDENRSAEDWLSHAQKLVPMAVDKAREVKGFPGRWKVIISKLERIPSCLSDLSTHPCFSKNALCKEQLQAVLKTLKEVIELADLCLKEKYEGKLKMQSDLDALSGKLDLNLRDCGLLIKTGVLGEATLPLSFVSSTLELNTATYGPLKELLARLQIGHLEAKHKALDSLVEVMREDEKSVLSVMGRSNVAALVQLLTATSPIIRQTTVTVICSLAESGSCEAWLVSEGVLPPLIRLVESGNTVGKEKATISLQRLSMTAETARAIVGHGGVRPLIEMCQTGDSVSQAAAASTLKNISAVPEVRQILAEEGIIKVTIDLLEHGILLGSKEYAAECLQNLTAGNESLRRSVIAEGGIRSLLAYLDGPLPQESAVGALRNLVGSVPREVLMSLGFLPRLVHVLKSGSLGAQTAAAAAICRVCNSIETKKLVGEAGCITLLIKMLEAKSNNARETASQALSSLLTISPNRREVKKDDKSVPYLVQLLDPSPQNTAKKYAVSCLALLSTSKKCKKLMISYGAIGYLKKLSEMEIPGAKKLLERLQRGRLRSLFSRK